The nucleotide sequence CACAAGAGCTCAGGGAATGAAAGGGATGGGAGGATGCTGGATTTGCTAATATTTAGTTGTACATTGCAACTGTTTGTAACAATTGAAGTGGAAATGAACACGGCCAAAACTCATACGGATTGCGTCTTACGTACGGGGGCCAAAAAGAACTCAAATTTGTCGGGTCTGTGCTGTGCATCAGGACGTTGTGAGCTTATGGACACTCCATTGTTGTTTTTGTTTCACAGGATGCCATCGATCTTCCagttgtcatcgtcgtcgtcccgAGCCTTTGAGGTCGCGTCAGCGTCTTCTTCTGGGAACCTCGGCTCATCCATCATGCGCCTGCAAGGTTTTGGGCACAAACAGTATGCAAGTTAGATACAACTTCCGAGGGAGGAGCTGCTGAAACACTGGCAAGGTTAGGAACTTTCATGTGTGGCTCAAACTATCCAATTCATTTCCCTAACAAAAAGCATTAGTTGTCAATACTGAAATCCAATCAACATCCACTCATGAGTCATGACCCATCCGACATACCACACCAACAACAAAACTAAAAAGAAAATGCGTTGAAGCAAATGACTGCATCAGTGCTACCGACAAGGCAGGAAATAACTCTCATGGCACAAATATGTGCATAAGTACTACCAACAAGGCAGGaaacagctctctctctctccctctctcaaatATGATTGCACCACTCTCACAAATACTCCCTCTGTCATATAATGCAGTGTATTCTAAGAATTTTAAGataaattaagagagaacataaaaaaCGCATGTACCCTCATTTGATTTCCTAATCAGACGCTATCATCAACGTGATTTATGATGATTGGTTGATAAATTGAAAGTATTTAATGTAAAATTGGTTTTTGTCTTCTAGAATGCATTAAATTTTAGGACAAATTTTAAATGTTAGAATACACTGTATTACAGGACGAAGGGAGTATGACTGCACCAGTACTACTACAAACAAGGCAGGAAAACAGCTTGACTCAAATACCTAACAAGACTTTCAAGTCAAGTTCTTGCATTTACTTGTGCCGCGAAATACTAAAGAAAATTTGGAATTTTTACTTGCCCATTAAACACTCTCAAGGGCTCAAGGCATGCAACAACTTCTGTGAAATGCAAACTCCCTTTCCATAGTTCATACCATCAACTACATCAAAATCAAATTGTGAGTCCCAGTTTCAATCGCAACTGCATGTCTGCATTCCAAAGCATGTGTGGTGTGAACATTGGAAGTTCTAAGCCTGCCAAAAACGTAATTGATGACAGGTATATTGATTTCAAGAATAACTGGTTCCATTCCACCACCAACGACAAGAAAGCACAGGGGCACTGCGCAGTGCGCACATCATCCTGAACTGAACGGATCCGTACTCTCCTATCCAATCCATGGACTAGCTCGATTGGTCTATATAGGCTCTAGCATCAGGGAAAGCGAGCCAGAGCGCAGACATGTTCATCTCATACCTGCGGCGGTTGCGGCGTCCGGCCTCGCGCGCCTTGCGCTTCTTCTCGTCCGTCTTGCTCTCGTACCTCCGGCGGCGCTTGATCTCCTGCAGCACGCCGGCGCGCATCACCTCCCGCCGGAACCGGCGGAAGATGGACTCCTCCCCCTCGTTCTCGTCCACCAGGATCTGCACATTGTACCCCTTGgcggccaccaccgccgtcggCGCCCGGCGCGCCACGTGCACCACGGACGGCGGCGAGCTCTTCCCCGAGAAGGGCGCGAGCGGCGGCAGCTGCAGCAGCGTGCTCAGCAGGGAGGTCGTCGTTGCGGGGGCGGCCATGGCTGCGGCCTACTTCGGCTGGCTGGCTAGCGCGCGCTAATGGCTGCTGCGAGTTCCTGTGTCGGGTTCTTGCCTTCTTGGATAGGATGAGAGGCTGAGGAAACacggaggggagggagggagggagacggTGGACAGTGGACAGTGAAGGCTTGGCTTATCCTCTTATTTATTTTTGTGGATTTTGGAGGGAACCGCCGTTAACAGCTTAGccgtgtttctttttttttcattctATCTCTTCTAGTATCTTACGGAGTATTTGTCATTGTTTCGgtattttaaaataattatgCCCTAGGTTGCTACTACTCCGTTCTATTTTATCTAGCGCACACACCTAGGATTCCAAGCAAGATtgggttctttttttttttttgcaactaGCAAGATTGGGTTCTAGGAATACAGCGACGGGAAGGATGCGACTGAGCACTCGATCAACGGAAATGTGGTGGTGAAAACCAGGAGGCATAATTAGGTGCTTGGACAGTAAGAAAAGGTGGCATTTGCCATAACGCActaaaaaaacatgtttttgtccTAACACACTAAAATTTTATGGTAATTAGGTGCTAGACACTATAACACATATTATAACATATTCTCATCAAACAGGTATCAATACATTTATAAAAAACAAGTATACCCCTGCCCCTTCAAATGAACTATACCCCTGCCCCTTCAAATGAACATTTCAGATAGATAAAAGGACATGATGATAGCATGTTCTTCACCATGTTCTTCACCATTCAGCAAGCAGTACACAAATACAAATAG is from Miscanthus floridulus cultivar M001 chromosome 7, ASM1932011v1, whole genome shotgun sequence and encodes:
- the LOC136462912 gene encoding small ribosomal subunit protein bS21c-like, with product MAAPATTTSLLSTLLQLPPLAPFSGKSSPPSVVHVARRAPTAVVAAKGYNVQILVDENEGEESIFRRFRREVMRAGVLQEIKRRRRYESKTDEKKRKAREAGRRNRRRRMMDEPRFPEEDADATSKARDDDDDNWKIDGIL